The Pyrus communis chromosome 14, drPyrComm1.1, whole genome shotgun sequence sequence GAATtcagatcctctccggatcttctTGTTCAGAGTTGATGGACCGAGTAATTCAGACCGTtcaagagagggagagagagaggatccGGACACTTGGTTTGTGTGAAATGAACCAGTGAAATGAGCTACTAAGCTTAAGGTAAATTTTTCAATCCGACAGATCCGGCCTGCGAGATCCAGAGGCTGAGGATTTTGAGAGGCTTTGCTGCAGTTCGAAGTCGATGAACGAACAAAATCGCTGTGAATCTTCTCATAACATACAAACAGGTACGGGAAAATCCACACACAACAGATTTTGCTGCAGTTCGAAGTCAATGAACGAACAAAATCGCTGTGAACCTTCTCATAACATACAAACAGGTACGGGAAAATCCACACACAACAGATTTTGCTGCAGTTCAAAGTCAATGAACGAACAAAATCGCTGTGAATCTTCTCATAACATACAAACAGGTACAGGAAAATCCACACACAACATACTATCAAGTGAAATATGAATTGTCGATGACGAGAATTTTAAAAAGTCTGCATTTCAAACTATTTACATGGTCATCTCAATGAAGGACTCATCGTAACACTTTACATGCTCTGTATCAACTAGGGCACTGTTAAAGTTATCGAACCCTCTACCTCTCGTTCAGTCTTCATCCTCGTCCTCAAGATCGTCGATTCCAATCCATCGAGTAAACGCAAACAGAAACTCCTTGAAGTTCACCATTCCGTTTTTATCCCAGTCCATCTCTTCTGCAACAATGGAAAAGTTAACAGATTTAGAAAATGGATTTTCCCTACCCTCTAACTTCAGGACATTTAACTTAATGAACTAGTTCCTAAGAATCCACAATCGGAGACACGAACAAATGAAACCATAACCAAAACGTCCGCGCCAATGCACACAGATGAACACAAATGATCTGTATGTAGCAAAGAAACAATGCCTTCTAATTCAAGGAATAAAAATCCTTCACAAGATAGGGTTTAATGTGTATGCTTGTATTGGATTGTTTGTGTGTAAGAATGCGGGTAGAAAGAGAGAGGATGACCAAATCTTTTCATGGCTATGCGGCCGGAGGAACGTTCTCCTGTTGTAGTTTCGTTGATGGCCTCGACCATTTCACTCTTGCTGACATAACCATCCTTGTTCTTGTCCAAGAACACAAACGCGTCTACCAGTGTTTCAAACGTGGCCTCCAGTTCCGGCATCCCCAGTTGCAATTTCTAGCAAAAGTCACGGAgcacaaagagaagaagaaaaagaacacaaaacaaaggaagcTTAAGAAAAATACGCAGAACAATGTGTGTTTGGATACTGTGTGAACGGCTTTGTTATCATCCTTAAGAAGATGAACGAGGCAAATAAGAACGATGAACTCGTTAAACTTGATTCCCATATCCTCGTTAATATCGCATGCCTCAAAGAGATCAATGATCTCCTCGTCTGTAAAAGAGACTTCCAGTTTAGAGAAAcattttttcatctcttcttGATCGATCATACCATTCGAATCCTCATCTGTCGAGAAGAAAAAAGTACACGAGTTACAGACTAAATACACATGGAAAGTACAAATTTAGAACAGAACTGAACAGGATACGATGCATACCAAATTGCTCGAAAATAGCCTTGCAATTTCTTAAGCTCTCGTCGATCTTTGGGAACTTCAAGATGAGGCTGTTAAATGATTTCATAACACTTCCTTTCGCTGCTCTGCGCTGCATAGCTTCAACCATCTTCGCCTCTAGCTTCGTTTCATGTATCGAAAACTTCCTAGAACTTTCGCTCTTTCCCACTACGCCCCCCATTGTCAATCACCAAGACAAATCGGGATTCAGTTCTGGAAGTAACTAGCGTACCTGATCAGTTAAGTATACAAAGACTTCAGCAGCTGACATTCAAACAAAAACGATGGAGCAAACTATGAAACGATGGAGCAAACAATCCGATCAAACAAACGGAATAAACAGATGAATAATACAGTAAAACTGCATCAGAGACACATCAAAATACTTCGAATGAGATCAAAGCGATGCCCCAAATCATGCATCACCCCAGAAACCATCTAACACCACGGAAAATCCCGCGGTGTTCGATCGCAAAATCCATCAGTGCTATTTGTAGCGGAGCATTCCTTATAtactgtattttattttgtcaaatttccGACAGGTGATTTTACGTTCTTCAACACAGTCCTCCTATATGGCATACATACATTGATTCTCCGTACAAAAATAGATACAACAACCTACCTTTGTCTCGCTGAGTGGTCGGCTATATGAAACTTAGAACGCCACTGTGTTCCGTCATGTGAAAACATATATCTGGGAAAAAATAAGAGAACACATAAAAACATACAACTAATGGATTGAATTGTTGATTTATATCACAAATTCTCACTCCCAAGTGATCCCAAATgaacacaaaacaaactaatttaaCATTATTCAACAAAACtagcaaaaagataaaaagtaatcgagggaaaatgaaaagattgaaactttgggGGACACACCAGAAAATTCCCAGGTTGCTTTTACAGAAACAAAAAGCTTGAAACTTTGACACGACGAGAACCTCCCAGATGGGCAAATCAAGAAGAACCCAGAAATTGATCACAAACCAAATAAGCAGAAACAAGCACTTAACAAATAAGCAGAAAGAGAATGGCCCATGAATCAGAACGGTGGAAATAATGTTTTGGGTTTGTTGGGATGGCTTTCGGCTTTCGGCTTTCGGCTTTCGGCTTCTGAACCAATATTTGTGGTCTACCAAACACGTATTctgttcttcaaaaaaaaacacGTATTCTTGTCCCTCTCCATCCATCCATCCCAAATCGACTTCAAAATTTACAACACGTGCCACCTTCGCTGACATTTTACTAGAACACAACAAAAAAActgagattaaaaaataaaaaccattcAATATAATATATTCTATTAGATAATATCAAATACATGAACAACAAAGTTCCCCTCAATCCAAGGCCTTCTTACCAGTAAATTGTAGGACGTGTCGTTATCAGTCACATAACACGTGATCTCAGACTTTAAGCCAATCCGTTAAATCCAGTTAGGTTAACTGATCTAACGGCTTTTATTCAAATGTTTTATGCTTTTAAATCCGTTAAATTCCACTGAATTAAATGATCTAACGGCTCTTATTCAGATATATAACTTAAATTTGCACTTTTAATGTGGTCTAGAAAACCgaaaaaacagaagaagaagagtgTTGAGGAGTATGTTTGAGCCCACACACTGCCTGGCCCACATTATTGGGTCTGAATCAGGCCCTTATCATAGAAGGGTTGGGTTGATGCCAGCAGAACCACTGGACCCACAAAACGAAAGTAAAATtatcaaagaaaaatacaatattttctctattattttactttaatttattttcaagaagaagaaaaacaagtttaatTAATGTTTAACATAAATAGgaagtaaataagaaaattaaGGCGCACGCATATGCCCTTATGGATATGCATAAGCCTAATTATCCTACTACTCAATATTATCCAAGATTTATTTCCATTAATTTTgtggttaaatataaatattgagCCAACTTACAAAATCTAAATAACTTAcaattttacttttttcttattccacttttttataaaataaaaaattttacgTAAACTAAATTCGTGCAACAAAATTGGGCACTAAATAATGTAACACATTTTGCACAATATAACATTTACGTAGGTTGTGTGGTGTGGGAATTGATTTTTGCACGCTTATTCTCGCTCTACTCACTTTTATCGATTTTCTAGTCgttgaattgaattaaaaaaaaaaaaaaaaaaaccaatgaaTACAAATGAGCCAGGTGTGTATATGTCTTATTCTCGTCCCATGAGTGTCATATATTGGATCACACTCAATTTTTTTGATCCATTGTAAAATCGTAATCCTTACATGAACTGAGCATATTTGTATTACGCTCACTTTTTTTGACGGTGGCAGGCTAAGGAGAAaatattccttttccttttttgaaTAGCTTATGTTGGATTTTTATGTAAAGTaagacaataaaaaataaggaaaactaatgaaaagagtttgaagactttgagttttaacgataagaacaaaataaagagtaaaatgaatagtactataattgaatttttagtataaaaatgtgatttgactCTGCAGTCCTACTATATATACAAGGGACCCTTCTAGCCCAAACCCATTCCtgcgtctctctctctctctgttcttTATCTCTCTAGAAGCAGAAGCTCCCCAAACCCAACCAGAAAACCCTAGCCTAATCGCCGGTGAGCCTATCGCCTCTTCGATTTATCGATTTCTTAtgctttttttctcttcaattgTTTCGGATTATTGATTTATCGAACGATTGTATGcgaaatttcatatttttgggGTTCTTAGTCATCGTTTGATTGATGTTTGTTTcgaattttgtttgaatttcctTTTGAAACGATGGTTCTGTTTTCCTTTTCGTGCAATGAATTGATTGAAGTGTagtttgaaggatttggctTTTCTTGTGTGCGGATTAGATCGTTGTGATGCCTTTGGTTACTAGTTGTGGGTTTTTTGGTTTCGAAATGCTTTGCTTTTCGAGTTTTAGAATTCTGAATCCTAGGGTTTGCTGGTTGATACTATTACCAAGATAAAGCAAGATTTCGATGTgaaattgtgagtttatttttaattttgtatccACCCGATTCGATTTAGGAGAAAGGGGCACTTGTAGTGTTCAATTTGTATGTATCAGGTGGTTGGTGGTGGGTGTGTTGATTTTACACGGTAATGGACTCTTTACTGTTTCTTGAGCCTTTTACTTTTAATCGGAGTATTGATGTTGGTACAGAAACTCCCGTTTGTTCTATGCGTTTCACTTTCGGTTGTGCAACACTGCAAATCAATCAGATGGCATATGTAGTATTTGTTTTGACCGTTACTGTGTTTAACCTTGCAGCACATTGTTGTAGTGTTTCGTGATGGCTTCGAAGCGGATCAACAAGGAGTTGAAGGACCTTCAGAAAGACCCGCCTGCTTCTTGCAGTGCAGGTATTTTGTTCTATTCTCATGTATTTTTAAATGTTTCTTTTGATACGTCTATTCAGGTCAGTTGGTGTTTTGTATATGTGAAATTCGGATACCAGTTGTTCAAGTATTCATCTTTTCCTGGATATCATTTTGTGTTGTTGCTTTTGATTCTTGAAGTTTATACGAAAAGATTACTCTCACTGAACATTCACATGGGAGAAGAATTATATTAgagaattcatatttaaaatgaaaaatgtgaagAGATTCGTACAtctaattttaaaatagttgtttttgTGCATTGATTGGTATCTTGGGCAGCTGGTTTAAGTGTACTTTATAAACTCTCACTCTCGTTTAAAattagtgtgtttgttgtggtttcTAATGCATTGTCCTTCAGCAGTTTGTTTTAATGTAAATTGCACAATAGTTTTTTCTGGGAAGGACCGAGTGTGCCTGgtattttaattagagataccAGTATTATCTTGTAT is a genomic window containing:
- the LOC137714969 gene encoding probable calcium-binding protein CML21; translated protein: MGGVVGKSESSRKFSIHETKLEAKMVEAMQRRAAKGSVMKSFNSLILKFPKIDESLRNCKAIFEQFDEDSNGMIDQEEMKKCFSKLEVSFTDEEIIDLFEACDINEDMGIKFNEFIVLICLVHLLKDDNKAVHTKLQLGMPELEATFETLVDAFVFLDKNKDGYVSKSEMVEAINETTTGERSSGRIAMKRFEEMDWDKNGMVNFKEFLFAFTRWIGIDDLEDEDED